In the genome of Gloeotrichia echinulata CP02, one region contains:
- a CDS encoding tetratricopeptide repeat protein, translating to MLNKELDHAIQKYTDSLNALEKALKAGDSSKLSTEEILHPLIARQEVQVAIDKSVQLISRNLLNNLKKLDDRLKKQFKSINYSTHLSKWRTYLNPSEESWWWFLDSLTLPWSERYDWLWSFLSLTLLAASVSLGVDISSQFLSSGPDFVGTLAVIVQSVLALLAGGSALTTTGQEAIEEILSSLKLPKHWWHEVSFLFSLLLFLGLFGFHQMGLPLIAEKYNYFAEQAYNQGQLASAENYLNRALKLNPDYPAANYNIGRVYEVLQQDERANEAYQLAVKGEYYKAYYRLARLYILKATKDTDNYSKAVAILTDGRSKEAKDDPETAYYNRTYMGWARLGQKRYSEAQPLLSEALDININSKLKNQQALAYCLLAFVLDQEKKEPQRASQMWELCAAKGVQTKIDEDMWIGVARQHLRKMGEK from the coding sequence ATGCTTAACAAAGAGTTAGACCACGCTATTCAAAAATATACTGATTCCCTCAACGCCCTCGAAAAGGCTTTAAAAGCAGGTGACTCATCTAAACTATCAACAGAAGAAATTTTACATCCTCTCATCGCTCGCCAGGAAGTTCAAGTAGCAATAGATAAGTCAGTCCAGCTTATTTCTAGAAATCTGCTCAACAATCTCAAGAAGTTGGATGACCGCTTAAAAAAACAATTTAAAAGTATTAACTATTCAACTCACTTGTCTAAGTGGCGAACATATTTGAATCCTTCAGAAGAATCTTGGTGGTGGTTTCTTGACTCCCTAACATTACCTTGGTCAGAGCGCTATGATTGGTTGTGGAGTTTTCTCTCTCTCACCTTGCTAGCAGCTTCTGTCAGTTTAGGGGTAGATATTTCCTCACAGTTTTTGAGCAGTGGACCTGATTTTGTCGGCACCTTGGCTGTGATTGTTCAAAGTGTATTAGCTTTGCTAGCAGGTGGTAGTGCTTTAACAACAACTGGACAGGAAGCTATTGAAGAGATTCTATCTAGTCTAAAACTTCCTAAACATTGGTGGCATGAAGTTAGTTTTCTATTCTCATTATTACTGTTTCTGGGTTTATTTGGCTTTCATCAAATGGGATTACCATTAATTGCTGAAAAGTATAATTATTTTGCCGAACAAGCCTATAATCAAGGTCAATTAGCCAGTGCCGAAAATTACTTAAATCGCGCACTTAAACTAAATCCCGACTATCCAGCAGCTAACTATAATATCGGACGAGTTTACGAAGTTTTACAACAAGATGAACGTGCTAATGAGGCATATCAGCTAGCTGTGAAAGGAGAATATTATAAGGCTTACTATCGATTAGCTCGCCTGTATATCCTCAAAGCGACCAAAGACACAGATAACTATTCCAAAGCTGTCGCCATACTTACCGACGGCAGATCGAAGGAAGCTAAAGACGACCCAGAAACAGCTTATTATAACCGCACATATATGGGTTGGGCAAGGTTAGGACAAAAACGCTATTCCGAAGCACAACCTTTGCTAAGTGAGGCGCTTGATATTAACATCAACTCAAAGCTCAAAAATCAACAAGCACTTGCTTACTGCTTACTGGCGTTCGTATTAGATCAAGAGAAAAAAGAACCGCAACGTGCAAGTCAAATGTGGGAACTTTGCGCCGCCAAAGGGGTTCAAACAAAGATAGATGAAGATATGTGGATAGGAGTAGCGCGTCAACACTTGCGAAAAATGGGAGAAAAGTAA
- a CDS encoding YifB family Mg chelatase-like AAA ATPase, with product MLARIWSASIVGIDAVKVGVEVDVSGGLPGIILLGLPDSAVQESKERVKATLKNAGFAFPLRKIVINLTPADLRKEGPSFDLPISVGILVASEQVSANLLGDYLFLGEVSLDGSLRPVAGVLPIAATAQKMGIAGLVVPMDNAQEAAVVEGLDVYGCKNLFEVADLLNNPGRYKPVQFDDSMERLHPTSLDLSGGDLKDVKGQAHARRALEIAAAGGHNLIFVGPPGSGKTMLARRLPGILPPLSFAEALEVTRIYSVAGLLKNRGSLVRDRPFRSPHHSASGPSLVGGGSFPRPGEISLSHRGILFLDELTEFKRDVLEFLRQPLEDGYVTISRTKLSVMFPAQFTLVASTNPCPCGFYGDTVQPCTCSGRQREQYWAKLSGPLMDRIDLQVAVNRLKPEEITQQPTGEASISVRERVQQARDRATTRFQEEPNLRCNAQMMSRHLQKWCNLDDASRSLLEAAIKKLGLSARASDRILKVGRTIADLAGEDELKANHVAEAIQYRTIDRMQ from the coding sequence ATGCTTGCCAGAATCTGGAGTGCATCAATTGTAGGCATCGATGCTGTCAAAGTAGGCGTAGAAGTCGATGTCTCAGGGGGATTACCGGGAATTATCTTGTTAGGATTGCCAGATAGTGCGGTTCAAGAGTCCAAAGAAAGGGTGAAGGCGACTCTCAAAAATGCTGGTTTTGCCTTTCCTCTGCGGAAAATAGTGATTAACCTAACTCCGGCTGATTTACGCAAGGAAGGCCCCAGTTTCGATTTGCCGATCAGTGTGGGCATTTTGGTGGCTTCTGAGCAGGTTAGTGCTAATTTATTGGGAGATTATCTATTTTTAGGTGAAGTCTCTTTAGATGGTAGTTTACGTCCAGTGGCGGGAGTCTTACCCATTGCGGCTACTGCTCAAAAGATGGGAATTGCTGGTTTAGTTGTGCCGATGGATAATGCCCAAGAAGCCGCCGTAGTGGAAGGATTGGATGTTTACGGCTGCAAAAATTTGTTTGAGGTGGCTGATTTATTAAATAATCCAGGGCGTTACAAACCTGTACAGTTCGATGATAGTATGGAGAGGTTGCATCCAACATCTCTAGATTTGAGTGGTGGAGATCTAAAAGATGTGAAAGGACAGGCTCATGCTCGTCGAGCCTTAGAAATTGCGGCGGCTGGTGGACACAATTTAATTTTTGTCGGTCCGCCTGGAAGTGGCAAGACGATGTTAGCACGACGCTTACCAGGAATTTTACCGCCCTTGAGTTTCGCTGAAGCTTTGGAAGTGACTCGGATTTACTCAGTGGCTGGCTTATTGAAAAATCGCGGCTCATTAGTACGCGATCGCCCTTTTCGCAGTCCCCATCACTCGGCTTCTGGCCCTTCTCTGGTGGGTGGTGGTAGCTTTCCTCGTCCCGGTGAAATTTCTCTATCACATAGAGGTATACTTTTTCTCGACGAATTAACAGAATTTAAACGTGATGTCTTAGAATTTCTCCGCCAACCTTTAGAAGATGGCTATGTGACAATTTCCCGCACCAAACTATCTGTAATGTTTCCCGCGCAGTTTACATTGGTAGCGAGTACCAATCCCTGTCCTTGCGGTTTTTATGGTGATACTGTTCAGCCTTGTACTTGTTCTGGCCGTCAACGTGAACAATATTGGGCAAAACTTTCAGGGCCTTTAATGGATCGGATTGATTTACAAGTTGCTGTGAATCGTTTAAAACCAGAGGAAATTACCCAACAACCGACGGGAGAAGCATCAATATCAGTTCGAGAAAGAGTTCAACAAGCACGCGATCGCGCTACTACGCGCTTCCAAGAAGAACCAAATTTGCGTTGTAACGCCCAAATGATGAGTCGTCATCTGCAAAAATGGTGTAATTTAGATGATGCTAGCCGCAGTTTATTAGAAGCAGCAATTAAAAAATTAGGTTTATCCGCTAGAGCCAGCGATCGCATTCTGAAAGTAGGACGGACGATTGCAGATTTGGCGGGTGAGGATGAGTTGAAAGCCAATCATGTGGCTGAGGCGATTCAGTACCGGACAATAGATAGAATGCAATAA
- a CDS encoding adenylate/guanylate cyclase domain-containing protein — translation MSVHPQSYKESANLIIGLRNQEKSYLPVNSAPVGALSARQGTISIFLEPLTQDTFKQVVKEVEQKLQIVHQTLSMLDSQGFDKILEEMLHSITLKTGELLGADRTTIFLLDEDKQELWSILAEGEGDRSLEIRIPADKGIAGEVATFKKVINIPFDFYEDLRSVFAQEQEKITGYRTYTMLALPLLNEQGQLVAVVQLLNKLKQPNNSVYTIAERIDTKGFTKADEELFQEFAPSIRIILESSRSFYVATQKQRAVAALMKAIKSLSQSSLDLEDTLKRVMDEAKELMNADRSTLWLIDSDHDQLWTTITQDNGTTKELRIPIGKGFAGIVAASGKKLNIPFDLYDHRDSDTAKQIDQQNGYRTCSLLCMPVFNADQKLIGVTQLVNKKKSGNFPAYNPEDWSKAPECFQASFDNNDEEFMEAFNIQAGVALQNAQLFATVKQQEQMQRDILRSLSNGVVSTDKTGLIIAANESAKRLLGLEEADRLEGKLINNVIGIKEGDFSKWCRDALQATDLKGRQQYYPDRILVTPGTEQHSINLSINTIADASDEQQVCGALVVMEDISDEKRLKSTMYRYMTQELAEELLKLDDAKLGGDRKEVSILFSDIRGYTTLTENLQAEEVVSMLNEYFESMVEAVFKHKGTLDKYIGDAIMAVFGSPLPLESHAWMAVQTSLEMRHRLDEFNRRRHADDKPKIKIGIGINSDTVISGNIGSSKRMEFTAIGDGVNLGSRLESVSKQYGCDIILSDNTYKPCQENIWARELDYIRVKGRNEPVAIYELVGLRSDPINSEKLTVIEHYDQGREYYLKRQFISAKTHFAKVLAADSNDKAAMLHVRRCEHWLQSPPSDADWEEGVWTFQEK, via the coding sequence ATGTCAGTGCATCCACAAAGTTATAAAGAGAGTGCCAATTTGATTATTGGTCTTCGGAACCAAGAAAAGAGCTATTTGCCAGTAAATTCTGCTCCTGTAGGCGCTCTTTCTGCAAGACAAGGAACTATTTCGATTTTTCTTGAGCCGCTAACTCAGGATACTTTTAAACAGGTTGTTAAGGAAGTCGAACAAAAACTACAGATTGTTCATCAAACTCTGTCAATGTTGGATTCTCAAGGTTTTGACAAAATCTTGGAGGAAATGTTACATTCAATTACCTTGAAGACCGGGGAATTGCTAGGAGCAGACCGGACAACTATATTTTTATTAGATGAAGATAAACAAGAATTGTGGTCAATTTTGGCTGAGGGGGAAGGTGATCGCTCTTTAGAAATTCGTATTCCAGCAGATAAAGGTATTGCTGGTGAAGTAGCGACTTTCAAAAAAGTGATCAATATTCCCTTTGATTTTTATGAAGATTTACGCTCGGTATTTGCTCAGGAACAAGAAAAAATTACCGGCTACCGTACTTATACTATGTTGGCTTTGCCGTTGTTGAATGAACAAGGGCAATTAGTGGCAGTGGTACAATTACTGAATAAATTAAAACAACCCAATAATTCAGTCTATACGATTGCGGAGCGTATTGACACCAAGGGATTTACCAAAGCTGACGAAGAATTATTTCAAGAATTTGCACCTTCAATTCGTATAATTTTAGAGTCTTCACGTTCCTTTTATGTAGCTACGCAAAAACAAAGAGCTGTAGCGGCGCTAATGAAGGCGATTAAGTCGCTTTCTCAAAGCAGTTTGGACTTAGAAGATACTCTTAAACGGGTGATGGATGAAGCCAAGGAACTGATGAATGCTGATCGCAGTACCCTGTGGCTCATAGACAGCGATCACGATCAATTATGGACGACAATCACCCAAGATAATGGGACAACTAAAGAGTTACGAATACCAATAGGTAAAGGCTTTGCTGGGATAGTAGCAGCATCTGGTAAAAAGCTGAATATTCCCTTTGATTTATATGATCATCGAGACTCGGATACCGCCAAACAAATTGACCAACAAAATGGTTATCGCACCTGTAGCTTATTATGTATGCCAGTGTTTAACGCTGACCAAAAATTAATTGGTGTTACCCAATTAGTAAATAAAAAGAAATCAGGGAATTTTCCCGCTTATAATCCAGAAGATTGGTCTAAAGCTCCCGAATGCTTCCAAGCTAGTTTTGATAACAATGATGAAGAGTTCATGGAAGCTTTTAATATTCAAGCGGGGGTGGCGTTGCAAAATGCTCAGTTGTTTGCGACAGTCAAGCAACAAGAACAAATGCAACGGGACATTCTGCGGAGTCTTTCTAATGGTGTAGTTTCTACTGATAAAACCGGATTAATTATTGCGGCGAATGAAAGTGCGAAGCGCTTGTTAGGTCTAGAAGAAGCAGACCGTTTAGAAGGTAAACTAATTAATAATGTCATTGGTATTAAAGAAGGTGACTTTAGTAAATGGTGCCGGGATGCTTTACAAGCAACTGACTTAAAAGGGCGTCAGCAATATTATCCTGATCGCATACTCGTTACCCCGGGAACAGAACAGCATAGTATTAATTTATCAATTAACACCATTGCCGATGCTAGCGATGAACAACAAGTTTGTGGTGCATTAGTTGTGATGGAAGATATTAGTGATGAAAAGCGGCTAAAAAGTACGATGTACCGCTATATGACCCAAGAATTAGCTGAGGAATTACTAAAATTAGATGATGCTAAATTAGGGGGCGATCGCAAAGAAGTTTCGATTTTATTTTCTGATATTCGTGGTTATACTACTTTGACAGAAAATTTGCAAGCTGAAGAAGTAGTGAGTATGCTCAATGAATATTTTGAATCAATGGTGGAGGCAGTTTTTAAACATAAAGGCACCCTAGATAAATATATCGGTGATGCTATTATGGCTGTGTTTGGTTCTCCCCTCCCCTTAGAATCACACGCTTGGATGGCAGTACAAACGTCCTTAGAAATGCGCCATCGGTTAGATGAATTTAATCGGCGTCGCCATGCAGATGATAAACCCAAAATCAAGATTGGTATTGGCATCAATTCTGATACTGTAATTAGTGGTAATATTGGCTCTAGTAAGCGAATGGAATTTACTGCTATTGGCGATGGTGTTAACCTTGGTTCCCGATTAGAAAGTGTCAGTAAACAGTACGGTTGTGACATCATTCTTAGCGATAACACTTATAAACCTTGCCAAGAAAATATTTGGGCTAGGGAACTAGATTACATCCGCGTTAAAGGCAGAAATGAGCCAGTAGCTATCTACGAATTAGTGGGTTTGCGTTCTGACCCGATTAATAGCGAAAAATTAACAGTAATTGAGCATTATGATCAAGGGCGTGAGTATTACCTCAAACGCCAATTTATTAGTGCCAAAACTCACTTTGCTAAGGTTTTGGCTGCTGATAGCAATGATAAAGCAGCGATGTTACATGTGCGACGTTGTGAGCATTGGTTACAATCACCCCCTTCAGATGCAGATTGGGAAGAGGGCGTCTGGACTTTTCAGGAGAAATAA
- the psbA gene encoding photosystem II q(b) protein, translating into MTTTLQQRSSANVWDRFCQWITSTENRIYIGWFGVLMIPTLLAATTCFIIAFIAAPPVDIDGIREPVAGSLIYGNNIISGAVVPSSNAIGLHFYPIWEAASLDEWLYNGGPYQLVIFHFLIGVACYLGREWELSYRLGMRPWICVAFSAPVAAATAVFLVYPIGQGSFSDGMPLGISGTFNFMIVFQAEHNILLHPFHMLGVAGVFGGSLFSAMHGSLVTSSLVRETTETESLNYGYKFGQEEETYNIVAAHGYFGRLIFQYASFNNSRSLHFLLAAWPVIGIWFTALGVSTMAFNLNGFNFNQSVIDSQGRVIPTWADVINRANLGMEVMHERNAHNFPLDLAAAEVAPVALAAPAING; encoded by the coding sequence ATGACCACAACCTTACAACAGCGCTCCAGCGCCAACGTATGGGATCGGTTTTGCCAGTGGATCACCAGCACCGAAAACCGGATTTATATCGGTTGGTTCGGCGTATTGATGATCCCCACCTTGCTAGCCGCTACCACCTGCTTCATTATCGCCTTCATCGCTGCTCCTCCTGTAGACATCGATGGTATCCGCGAACCAGTTGCAGGTTCCTTGATTTACGGAAACAACATCATCTCTGGTGCAGTTGTTCCTTCCTCCAACGCTATCGGTTTGCACTTCTACCCCATTTGGGAAGCAGCTTCCTTAGATGAGTGGTTGTACAACGGTGGTCCTTACCAATTGGTAATTTTCCACTTCTTGATCGGTGTAGCTTGCTACCTAGGTCGTGAGTGGGAATTGTCTTACCGCTTGGGTATGCGTCCTTGGATCTGCGTAGCATTCAGCGCACCTGTAGCAGCAGCTACCGCAGTATTCTTGGTATACCCAATTGGTCAAGGTTCCTTCTCCGATGGTATGCCTTTGGGTATCTCCGGAACCTTCAACTTCATGATTGTGTTCCAAGCTGAACACAACATCCTGTTGCACCCCTTCCACATGTTAGGTGTGGCTGGTGTATTCGGCGGTTCTTTGTTCTCCGCAATGCACGGTTCCTTGGTAACTTCCTCCTTGGTGCGTGAAACCACCGAAACCGAATCTTTGAACTACGGTTACAAGTTCGGTCAAGAAGAAGAAACCTACAACATCGTAGCTGCTCACGGTTACTTTGGTCGCTTGATCTTCCAATACGCTTCTTTCAACAACAGCCGTTCTCTGCACTTCTTGTTAGCTGCTTGGCCTGTAATCGGTATCTGGTTTACCGCTTTGGGTGTCAGCACAATGGCTTTCAACTTGAACGGTTTCAACTTCAACCAATCAGTAATTGATTCTCAAGGTCGCGTCATTCCTACTTGGGCAGACGTAATCAACCGCGCTAACCTGGGTATGGAAGTAATGCACGAGCGTAACGCTCACAACTTCCCCTTAGACTTAGCTGCTGCTGAAGTTGCTCCTGTTGCTTTGGCTGCTCCTGCAATCAACGGTTAA
- a CDS encoding polysaccharide biosynthesis tyrosine autokinase, which translates to MNENHSTKTSSYERNGNGVSRPVPSQPFSFFEKEANDLDLRQFLGIIQRRSLVIVGVATVVMGIVAYSTLKQKPVYESSFQLLVEPVNDDKTLSRLGVDNNLAKPSLDYPSQIQVLKSPELMGSIVNQLQPAYSGINYDNLLRFLTIRRLGETKIIEVKYQSNDPKKIKVVLDTIANYYLNYSLEKKQTKLRQGVQFVEKQLPSIINRVNKLQNELQLFRQNNNFITPETQIGQITGQINALITQRLTVDQQLIASRATFSNLEGKEGELAALNNAPLYQQLLGQMQQLEAQFAVELARFQGDNPVMQTLQEKRQNLMPLLQQEAQRIMGVKSAEVASQIKILEVQSQELVKVENQLRQQIKQLPVIARKYNELQRDLQFATDSLNRFLTTRENLQIEVAQTELTWQLIQAAVQPQDPISPDIPRGLILGLVASLISGIGAALLMEKADNTYHTVESIKNKIKLPLLGILPFDKKLQNSQSNQYRNLNSRLPSRERVSNRISPGIPGLSNIFRRQSPRNRYYGQGQFWESVQVLYTNIQLLNSDQPIRSLVISSALPGDGKSTVAFQLAQIATAMGKRVLLVDADLRRPQVHHVSNLNNLWGLSNLISTNIPVEQVIQQSPQMDELSVITSGPIPPDPGRLLSSEKMKQLMAHFHQTFDLVIYDVPPLVGLVDVRVLAPHTDGAVLVIRLDKTDKLGLTQAQDSLKISPINVLGIVINGDKTKFSGYDDYYSTANKSLSTTYASRRD; encoded by the coding sequence ATGAATGAAAATCATTCTACTAAAACCTCAAGCTACGAACGAAATGGAAATGGTGTCTCTCGTCCAGTCCCATCTCAACCTTTTTCATTCTTTGAAAAAGAAGCTAATGACTTGGATTTGCGCCAATTTCTGGGGATTATACAACGACGTTCGCTAGTAATTGTAGGCGTAGCCACTGTTGTTATGGGTATTGTTGCCTACTCTACCCTGAAACAAAAACCAGTATATGAAAGCAGTTTTCAACTTTTAGTTGAACCAGTAAACGATGATAAAACTTTAAGTAGACTAGGCGTAGATAATAACTTAGCTAAACCAAGTCTAGATTACCCAAGTCAAATTCAGGTACTCAAAAGTCCTGAATTAATGGGAAGTATTGTTAATCAATTACAACCTGCTTATTCAGGGATTAATTATGATAATTTGCTGAGATTTTTAACTATTCGGCGTCTAGGTGAAACTAAAATTATAGAAGTTAAATATCAAAGTAATGATCCAAAGAAGATTAAAGTAGTCCTAGACACAATTGCTAACTATTACTTAAACTACAGCTTAGAAAAGAAGCAAACTAAGTTACGTCAGGGTGTTCAGTTTGTGGAAAAACAACTACCATCCATCATAAATCGCGTGAATAAGTTGCAAAACGAGCTGCAACTCTTCCGCCAAAACAATAACTTTATTACCCCTGAAACCCAGATAGGGCAAATTACTGGTCAAATTAACGCCTTGATCACTCAAAGACTAACGGTTGATCAACAGTTAATTGCATCTCGTGCCACTTTCTCTAATTTAGAGGGTAAAGAGGGAGAACTAGCAGCACTGAATAATGCACCTTTGTATCAGCAGTTACTTGGTCAGATGCAACAATTAGAAGCCCAATTTGCTGTGGAATTAGCTCGCTTTCAAGGAGATAATCCAGTCATGCAAACATTGCAAGAAAAAAGGCAAAATCTGATGCCCTTGCTACAACAAGAGGCACAGCGAATCATGGGTGTAAAATCTGCAGAAGTGGCATCTCAAATTAAGATTTTAGAAGTACAAAGCCAAGAGCTTGTCAAAGTAGAAAACCAATTAAGGCAACAAATTAAGCAATTACCAGTTATCGCCAGAAAATACAACGAGCTTCAGCGCGATTTACAGTTTGCAACTGACAGTCTAAATCGGTTTTTAACTACGCGCGAAAATCTACAGATTGAGGTAGCTCAGACAGAACTAACTTGGCAATTAATACAAGCAGCGGTTCAACCTCAAGACCCTATATCTCCAGATATTCCCCGTGGTTTGATATTGGGATTAGTCGCTAGTTTAATCTCTGGAATCGGCGCAGCCTTACTCATGGAGAAAGCTGATAATACCTACCATACGGTCGAATCTATCAAGAATAAAATCAAATTACCGTTGTTAGGAATTCTCCCCTTTGATAAGAAGCTGCAAAATAGTCAATCCAATCAATACCGCAATTTGAACTCAAGACTTCCAAGCAGAGAAAGAGTATCAAATCGGATTTCTCCAGGTATTCCTGGGCTGTCTAATATTTTTAGGCGTCAATCGCCACGCAATCGCTACTACGGACAAGGACAATTTTGGGAATCTGTACAGGTACTTTATACGAATATTCAATTGCTCAATTCCGATCAACCCATTCGGTCATTAGTTATTAGTTCAGCTTTACCAGGAGACGGTAAAAGTACAGTTGCATTTCAACTAGCTCAGATAGCTACAGCAATGGGGAAACGAGTCCTACTTGTAGATGCTGATTTACGTCGGCCTCAAGTTCACCATGTATCGAACTTAAATAATCTGTGGGGACTGAGTAATTTAATTTCTACAAATATACCAGTGGAACAAGTGATTCAGCAATCACCTCAGATGGACGAATTATCTGTAATTACTTCTGGTCCAATACCACCTGACCCCGGTAGGTTACTTTCGTCCGAAAAGATGAAGCAACTGATGGCACATTTTCATCAAACCTTTGATTTAGTAATTTATGATGTTCCTCCACTCGTGGGACTAGTTGATGTGAGAGTTCTCGCACCCCACACTGATGGTGCCGTTCTAGTAATTAGGTTAGACAAAACAGACAAATTGGGACTGACACAAGCTCAAGATAGCCTAAAAATTTCTCCTATCAATGTTTTAGGTATCGTGATCAACGGGGATAAGACAAAATTCAGTGGTTATGACGACTACTATAGTACTGCTAACAAATCATTATCAACTACTTACGCATCAAGAAGGGACTAG
- a CDS encoding DNA cytosine methyltransferase, which produces MKSVELFTGAGGLAIGTAMAGFHHLALVERDKHSCHTIRENQQRGVSVVSDWCVHEMDVVDFDFSTVDREIDLLAGGPPCQPFSIGGRHGAHQDSRDMFPRFFQAVRELRPKAFLIENVRGLLRQNFINYFEYIILQLAHPEVQPKQDESWIDHQARLEGHHNSGTSDSLGYRVTFSLLNAADYGIPQKRERVFIVGFRADLNANWSFPEPTHTEEALIWRKWATGEYWERHSISSNDRPEMSAKLRLRLERFGANFLGTIAPPWRTVRDAISDLPPPENIDIASSIPNHVYMTGARSYPGHTGSPVDEPAKTLKAGVHGVPGGENMLALPSGEVRYFTVREAARLQTFPDDYYFPCTWGESMRQIGNAVPVTLAYIIASSIRDHLQELTASTLSR; this is translated from the coding sequence GTGAAATCAGTAGAGTTATTTACAGGTGCTGGAGGTTTGGCTATAGGAACAGCAATGGCTGGCTTCCATCACTTAGCACTCGTCGAACGCGATAAACACAGTTGCCACACTATTCGTGAAAATCAACAGCGCGGGGTTTCCGTTGTTAGCGACTGGTGCGTCCATGAGATGGACGTGGTAGATTTTGATTTTTCTACTGTTGATAGAGAAATAGATTTACTGGCTGGTGGTCCACCGTGCCAGCCGTTTTCAATTGGCGGTAGACATGGTGCCCATCAAGACTCGCGGGATATGTTTCCCCGGTTTTTTCAAGCGGTGCGTGAGTTACGTCCTAAAGCCTTCTTGATTGAGAATGTGCGGGGGTTGCTGCGTCAAAATTTTATCAATTATTTTGAATATATTATTTTACAGCTTGCCCACCCGGAAGTTCAACCCAAACAGGATGAGTCTTGGATTGACCACCAGGCGCGGTTGGAAGGGCATCACAATAGTGGTACTAGTGATAGCCTTGGTTATCGTGTTACTTTTAGCTTGCTGAATGCGGCTGATTATGGCATACCGCAAAAGCGGGAACGGGTTTTTATTGTTGGCTTTCGTGCCGATCTCAATGCTAATTGGTCATTTCCCGAACCAACCCATACCGAAGAAGCGTTGATTTGGCGCAAGTGGGCGACAGGTGAGTATTGGGAGAGGCACAGTATTTCTAGTAATGACCGTCCAGAGATGTCGGCAAAATTGCGATTGCGTTTAGAACGATTTGGAGCCAATTTTTTGGGTACAATCGCTCCCCCTTGGCGTACCGTCCGGGATGCTATTTCTGACCTACCACCACCTGAAAATATTGATATAGCTTCATCGATACCCAACCATGTTTATATGACCGGGGCTAGAAGTTACCCAGGACACACGGGTAGTCCTGTGGATGAACCAGCAAAAACTTTGAAAGCAGGAGTACATGGTGTTCCTGGAGGAGAGAATATGCTGGCATTGCCATCTGGGGAAGTGCGTTATTTTACGGTGCGTGAGGCGGCAAGGTTGCAGACTTTCCCCGATGATTATTATTTCCCCTGTACTTGGGGTGAGTCGATGCGTCAAATAGGCAATGCTGTTCCCGTCACCCTTGCGTATATTATTGCTTCTAGCATCCGCGACCATTTGCAGGAATTAACAGCTAGTACTCTGTCAAGATAA
- a CDS encoding histidine triad nucleotide-binding protein — MSETTETIFSKIIRREIPADIVYEDDLALAFKDVNPQAPVHILVIPKQPIAKLADAEPQDHALLGHLLLTVKRVAEQAGLENGYRVVINTGVDGGQTVYHLHLHILGGRHLAWPPG, encoded by the coding sequence ATGAGTGAAACTACAGAGACAATTTTCAGCAAAATCATTCGTCGAGAGATTCCGGCGGATATCGTTTATGAAGATGATTTGGCCCTGGCCTTTAAAGATGTTAATCCACAAGCGCCTGTACACATTCTCGTGATTCCCAAACAGCCCATAGCCAAACTCGCTGATGCTGAACCACAGGATCATGCTTTATTAGGACATCTGTTGTTAACTGTTAAACGTGTTGCTGAACAAGCAGGACTCGAAAACGGTTATCGCGTTGTCATCAATACTGGTGTTGATGGCGGTCAAACTGTCTACCATTTACACCTGCATATTCTGGGAGGACGCCACCTGGCTTGGCCTCCTGGTTGA